The following proteins are co-located in the Citrobacter freundii ATCC 8090 = MTCC 1658 = NBRC 12681 genome:
- the citF gene encoding citrate lyase subunit alpha, which produces MTQKIEQSQRQDRVATWSRHAESELSAYQSTAKVELQAQKPRDKKLCANLEDAIRRSGLQDGMTISFHHAFRGGDLTINLVMDAIASMGFKNLTLASSSLSDCHAPLVEHIRQGVVSRIYTSGLRGPLAEEISRGLLAEPVQIHSHGGRVHLVQSGELSIDVAFLGVPSCDQFGNANGYTGKACCGSLGYARVDAENAKQVVLLTEQLLTYPHNPASITQDQVDLIVQIDQVGDADKIGADATRMTTNPRELLIARSAAEVIANSGYFNEGFSLQTGTGGASLAVTRFLEDKMRSRDIRADFALGGITATIVDLHEKGLIRKLLDVQSFDRNAAESLARNPNHIEISANQYANWGSKGASVDRLDVVVLSALEVDTNFNVNVLTGSDGVLRGASGGHCDTAVAAALSIIVAPLVRGRIPTLVDNVLTCVTPGSSVDILVTDHGIAVNPARPELAERLKEAGMKVVSIGWLRERAQQLTGQPRAIEFTDRVIAVVRYRDGSVIDVVHQVKE; this is translated from the coding sequence ATGACGCAGAAAATCGAACAGTCTCAACGCCAGGATCGCGTGGCGACCTGGAGCCGTCATGCAGAAAGTGAGCTTTCCGCTTATCAGAGCACCGCAAAAGTAGAACTACAGGCGCAAAAACCGCGCGACAAAAAGCTGTGCGCTAACCTGGAAGACGCCATTCGTCGTTCAGGTTTACAGGATGGCATGACCATCTCTTTCCACCACGCTTTTCGCGGTGGCGATCTGACCATTAATCTGGTGATGGATGCCATCGCCAGTATGGGTTTCAAAAACCTGACGCTGGCCTCCAGCTCTCTGAGCGATTGCCATGCTCCGCTGGTTGAGCACATCCGTCAGGGCGTGGTCAGCCGTATTTATACCTCCGGGTTGCGTGGCCCGCTGGCGGAAGAGATCTCCCGTGGCCTGCTGGCCGAACCGGTACAGATTCACTCCCACGGTGGACGTGTACACTTGGTACAAAGCGGCGAACTCAGCATTGATGTGGCGTTCCTCGGCGTACCGTCCTGCGACCAGTTTGGTAACGCCAACGGTTATACCGGTAAAGCATGCTGCGGCTCACTGGGCTATGCCCGCGTAGACGCCGAAAACGCGAAACAGGTTGTCCTGCTGACTGAACAACTGCTGACCTATCCACATAACCCGGCCAGCATTACACAGGATCAGGTAGATCTGATAGTGCAGATCGATCAGGTCGGCGATGCGGACAAAATCGGTGCTGATGCGACCCGCATGACCACTAACCCGCGAGAACTGTTAATCGCCCGTAGCGCGGCAGAGGTCATTGCTAACTCCGGCTACTTCAATGAAGGCTTCTCACTGCAGACAGGCACCGGCGGCGCTTCTCTGGCCGTGACGCGTTTCCTGGAAGACAAAATGCGCAGCCGCGATATCCGTGCTGACTTCGCGCTGGGCGGCATCACCGCCACCATCGTGGATCTGCATGAAAAAGGCCTGATTCGCAAACTGCTGGACGTGCAGAGCTTCGACCGTAACGCGGCTGAGTCCTTGGCCCGCAACCCAAACCACATTGAAATCAGTGCAAACCAGTATGCCAACTGGGGTTCAAAAGGCGCATCCGTTGACCGTCTGGATGTGGTGGTACTGAGCGCATTAGAAGTAGACACCAACTTCAATGTGAACGTACTGACCGGTTCTGACGGCGTACTGCGAGGCGCATCCGGCGGACACTGCGATACGGCTGTGGCCGCAGCGCTTTCCATCATCGTCGCACCGCTGGTTCGCGGACGCATCCCGACGCTGGTTGATAACGTGCTGACCTGCGTAACCCCTGGCTCCAGCGTTGACATTCTGGTCACTGACCACGGTATCGCCGTCAACCCTGCACGTCCGGAACTGGCAGAACGACTGAAAGAAGCCGGTATGAAAGTGGTGTCCATTGGATGGCTGCGCGAACGTGCACAGCAACTCACCGGTCAGCCACGCGCTATCGAATTCACTGACCGCGTGATTGCCGTTGTGCGTTATCGCGACGGTTCAGTGATTGACGTTGTGCATCAGGTGAAGGAATAA
- a CDS encoding aldolase/citrate lyase family protein: MISASLQQRKTRTRRSMLFVPGANAAMVSNSFIYPADALMFDLEDSVALREKDTARRMVYHALQHPLYHDVETIVRVNALDSEWGINDLEAVVRGGADIVRLPKTDTAQDVIDIESEILRIENACGREPGSTGLLAAIESPLGITRAVEIAHASERLIGIALGAEDYVRNLRTERSPEGTELLFARCSILQAARSAGIQAFDTVYSDANNEAGFLHEAAHIKQLGFDGKSLINPRQIELLHNLYAPTRKELAHARLVVEAAEAAAREGRGVVSLNGKMVDSPVIERALLVISRAELSGIREE; this comes from the coding sequence GTGATTTCCGCATCTTTGCAACAACGTAAAACCCGTACTCGCCGCAGCATGTTGTTCGTACCGGGTGCCAATGCCGCCATGGTCAGCAACTCGTTCATCTACCCGGCAGATGCACTGATGTTCGACCTGGAAGACTCCGTCGCGTTGCGTGAAAAAGATACCGCTCGCCGCATGGTGTACCACGCGCTGCAGCATCCGCTGTATCACGACGTTGAAACCATCGTGCGTGTAAACGCCCTCGACTCCGAATGGGGCATCAACGACCTTGAAGCAGTGGTACGCGGCGGTGCTGACATCGTACGTTTACCGAAGACCGATACCGCGCAGGATGTCATCGACATCGAAAGTGAAATTCTGCGCATCGAGAACGCCTGTGGCCGTGAACCCGGCAGCACCGGCCTGTTAGCCGCCATTGAGTCGCCGTTAGGCATTACCCGTGCGGTAGAAATTGCCCACGCTTCCGAGCGCCTGATCGGTATTGCTCTGGGGGCGGAAGATTATGTGCGTAACCTGCGCACTGAACGCTCGCCGGAGGGTACTGAACTGCTGTTTGCCCGCTGCTCTATTTTGCAGGCTGCACGTTCTGCCGGTATTCAGGCGTTCGACACCGTGTATTCCGATGCCAACAACGAAGCAGGTTTCCTGCACGAAGCCGCACACATCAAGCAGTTGGGTTTTGACGGCAAGTCGCTCATCAACCCGCGCCAGATCGAACTCCTGCATAACCTGTACGCCCCGACGCGCAAAGAGCTGGCTCACGCCCGTTTGGTCGTAGAAGCCGCTGAAGCCGCTGCCCGCGAAGGTCGTGGAGTGGTTTCCCTGAACGGCAAAATGGTCGACAGCCCGGTTATCGAGCGCGCCCTTCTGGTTATCTCCCGTGCAGAACTTTCCGGCATTCGCGAAGAATAA
- the citD gene encoding citrate lyase acyl carrier protein yields the protein MKINQAAVAGTLESGDVMIRIAPLDSQDIDLQVNSSVEKQFGDAIRTTILDVLSRYNVRGVQLNVDDKGALDCILRARLEALLARAGGIPALPWEDCQ from the coding sequence ATGAAAATAAACCAGGCAGCCGTCGCAGGCACACTCGAGTCCGGTGATGTGATGATTCGCATCGCCCCACTCGATTCGCAGGATATTGACCTGCAGGTTAACAGTAGCGTCGAAAAACAGTTCGGTGATGCCATCCGGACCACCATCCTGGACGTTCTGTCCCGCTACAACGTACGCGGCGTGCAATTAAATGTTGATGATAAAGGCGCACTGGACTGCATTTTACGTGCGCGACTGGAAGCACTACTGGCCCGCGCTGGCGGTATTCCGGCACTGCCATGGGAGGATTGCCAGTGA
- the dcuC gene encoding anaerobic C4-dicarboxylate transporter DcuC, with protein sequence MLTFIELLIGVVVIVGVARYIIKGYSATGVLFVGGLVLLIISALMGHKVLPSSAASTGYTATDIVEYIKILLMSRGGDLGMMIMMLCGFAAYMTHIGANDMVVKLASKPLQYINSPYLLMIAAYFVACLMSLAVSSATGLGVLLMATLFPVMVNVGISRGAAAAICASPAAIILSPTSGDVVLAAKAAEMPLIDFAFKTTLPISIAAIIAMAIAHFFWQRYLDKKENISHEMLDVAEITTTAPSFYAILPFTPIVGVLIFDGKWGPQLHIITILVLCMLIAAILEFVRGFNTQKVFSGLEVAYRGMADAFANVVMLLVAAGVFAQGLSTIGFIQSLISIATSFGSASIILMMVLVILTMLAAMTTGSGNAPFYAFVEMIPKLAHSSGINPAYLVIPMLQASNLGRTISPVSGVVVAVAGMAKISPFEVVKRTSVPVLVGLLVVIIATEVMVPGSSSAVVGG encoded by the coding sequence ATGTTGACATTTATTGAACTCCTTATTGGAGTTGTGGTTATTGTGGGTGTAGCGCGCTACATCATTAAAGGTTATTCCGCGACAGGCGTACTGTTTGTTGGCGGTCTGGTTTTGCTGATTATCAGTGCGCTGATGGGGCATAAAGTGTTGCCATCCAGCGCGGCATCGACGGGCTATACGGCAACAGACATTGTTGAATATATTAAAATTTTGCTGATGAGCCGTGGTGGCGATCTCGGCATGATGATCATGATGCTGTGTGGTTTTGCCGCCTATATGACCCATATTGGCGCGAACGATATGGTCGTTAAGCTGGCCTCCAAGCCCCTGCAATACATCAACTCTCCTTACCTGCTAATGATTGCCGCCTATTTTGTCGCCTGCCTGATGTCACTGGCGGTTTCTTCAGCAACCGGTCTGGGCGTTTTGCTGATGGCAACACTGTTCCCGGTCATGGTTAACGTTGGAATCAGCCGTGGCGCTGCAGCGGCTATTTGTGCCTCCCCTGCTGCAATTATTCTTTCACCAACATCCGGTGATGTGGTGCTGGCGGCAAAAGCTGCGGAAATGCCGCTGATCGATTTCGCCTTTAAAACCACGCTGCCAATTTCCATTGCCGCCATCATTGCTATGGCGATTGCCCACTTTTTCTGGCAGCGTTATCTGGATAAAAAAGAGAACATTTCTCATGAAATGTTAGATGTGGCTGAAATCACCACGACTGCCCCGTCATTTTACGCCATTCTGCCGTTTACCCCGATCGTTGGCGTCCTGATTTTTGATGGTAAATGGGGCCCGCAGCTGCACATCATTACGATTCTGGTTCTGTGCATGCTCATCGCGGCTATTCTGGAGTTCGTACGTGGGTTCAACACCCAAAAGGTTTTCTCTGGTCTGGAAGTCGCTTACCGTGGCATGGCGGATGCCTTTGCTAACGTGGTGATGTTGTTAGTCGCTGCGGGTGTTTTTGCCCAGGGTCTGAGCACAATCGGCTTTATTCAGAGTCTGATTTCTATCGCCACCTCGTTTGGTTCAGCGAGCATTATCTTGATGATGGTGCTGGTGATCCTGACTATGTTGGCGGCAATGACTACGGGTTCCGGTAACGCCCCGTTCTACGCCTTCGTTGAGATGATCCCTAAGCTGGCGCATTCTTCCGGCATTAACCCGGCTTACCTTGTTATCCCGATGCTACAGGCGTCAAACCTTGGGCGCACCATCTCCCCGGTCTCCGGCGTGGTTGTCGCTGTAGCAGGTATGGCAAAGATTTCTCCGTTCGAAGTGGTGAAACGTACTTCGGTTCCGGTTCTGGTTGGACTGCTGGTGGTGATTATCGCAACTGAAGTGATGGTACCAGGTTCTTCTTCAGCCGTCGTTGGCGGCTGA
- the cspE gene encoding transcription antiterminator/RNA stability regulator CspE, whose protein sequence is MSKIKGNVKWFNESKGFGFITPEDGSKDVFVHFSAIQTNGFKTLAEGQRVEFEITNGAKGPSAANVIAL, encoded by the coding sequence ATGTCTAAGATTAAAGGTAACGTTAAGTGGTTTAATGAGTCCAAAGGATTCGGTTTCATTACTCCGGAAGATGGCAGCAAAGACGTGTTCGTACACTTCTCTGCAATCCAGACCAATGGTTTTAAAACTCTGGCTGAAGGTCAGCGTGTAGAGTTCGAAATCACTAACGGTGCCAAAGGCCCTTCTGCTGCAAACGTAATCGCTCTGTAA
- the pagP gene encoding lipid IV(A) palmitoyltransferase PagP: MIVAKRYFLIFSFLFIQLAFIPQGAAEDKGWFATFKDNVSETWQQPEHYDLYIPAITWHARFAYDKEKTDRYNERPWGAGFGQSRWDDKGNWHGLYIMAFKDSYNKWEPIGGYGWEKTWRPLADENFHTGLGFTAGFTARDNWNYIPVPVLLPLASIGYGPATFQMTYIPGTYNNGNVYFAWMRFQF; encoded by the coding sequence GTGATTGTCGCTAAACGATATTTTCTCATTTTTTCATTTCTTTTTATTCAGTTAGCTTTCATTCCCCAGGGCGCTGCTGAAGATAAAGGCTGGTTCGCTACTTTTAAAGACAACGTCAGTGAAACCTGGCAGCAGCCGGAACATTATGATTTGTATATACCGGCTATTACCTGGCATGCACGCTTTGCCTACGATAAAGAAAAAACGGATCGCTACAATGAACGCCCGTGGGGGGCAGGATTTGGTCAATCCCGTTGGGATGATAAAGGTAACTGGCACGGACTTTATATAATGGCCTTTAAGGATTCCTACAATAAATGGGAACCCATTGGTGGTTATGGCTGGGAAAAAACCTGGCGACCGCTGGCCGATGAAAATTTCCATACAGGTCTCGGTTTTACCGCCGGTTTTACCGCGCGTGATAACTGGAACTACATTCCGGTACCCGTGCTGTTACCGCTGGCATCGATAGGGTATGGTCCGGCAACGTTCCAGATGACCTACATTCCGGGAACGTACAACAACGGTAACGTCTACTTTGCGTGGATGCGTTTCCAGTTTTGA
- the citC gene encoding [citrate (pro-3S)-lyase] ligase yields the protein MFGNNIFTQVKRSENKKMAAITQFLKENDLSVDTTVEVFITVTRDDRLIACGGIAGNIIKCVAICESVRGEGLALTLATELINLAYERHCTHLFIYTKTEYESLFKQCGFSTLTSVPGIMVLMENSTTRLKRYAESLAKQRREGKKIGCIVMNANPFTNGHRFLIQQAAAQCDWLHLFLVKEDTSRFPYEDRLDLVLKGTKDIPRLTVHRGSEYIISRATFPCYFIKEQSVINHCYTEIDLKIFRQYLAPALGVTHRFVGTEPYCTVTSQYNNDMRYWLETPTLPAPPIELVEIERLCFQEMPISASWVRKLLVKKDLTAIASLVPDATLHYLQSMVERASSGAAVRQNTPALATGEK from the coding sequence ATGTTCGGTAATAATATATTCACGCAAGTTAAACGCTCAGAAAATAAAAAGATGGCGGCTATCACGCAATTTCTGAAAGAGAATGATTTGAGCGTTGACACCACCGTCGAAGTATTTATCACCGTCACCCGTGACGACCGCCTGATTGCCTGCGGCGGTATCGCTGGGAATATTATTAAGTGTGTCGCCATCTGCGAATCCGTACGGGGCGAAGGCTTAGCGTTGACGCTAGCGACCGAGTTAATCAACCTCGCCTATGAGCGCCACTGTACGCACCTCTTCATCTATACCAAAACCGAGTACGAATCGCTGTTTAAACAGTGTGGCTTTTCTACGCTGACCAGCGTTCCCGGCATTATGGTGCTGATGGAAAACAGCACCACGCGTCTGAAACGTTACGCTGAATCTCTGGCAAAACAGCGTCGTGAAGGGAAAAAAATTGGTTGTATCGTCATGAACGCCAACCCCTTCACCAACGGACATCGTTTTCTGATCCAACAGGCGGCCGCACAATGTGACTGGCTGCATCTGTTTTTGGTCAAAGAGGATACCTCACGGTTTCCGTATGAAGACCGGTTGGATCTGGTGCTTAAAGGGACAAAAGATATTCCACGTTTAACCGTGCATCGCGGTTCGGAATACATCATTTCCCGCGCCACGTTCCCGTGCTACTTCATCAAAGAGCAGAGCGTTATTAACCACTGCTACACCGAAATAGACCTGAAAATCTTCCGCCAGTACCTGGCACCGGCTCTCGGCGTTACACATCGTTTCGTCGGTACCGAGCCGTATTGCACCGTCACCTCCCAGTACAACAACGATATGCGCTACTGGCTGGAGACCCCAACGCTTCCCGCCCCACCAATTGAACTGGTGGAAATTGAGCGGCTGTGCTTCCAGGAGATGCCGATTTCCGCCTCCTGGGTGCGCAAGCTGCTGGTTAAAAAAGATCTCACGGCTATCGCATCCCTGGTCCCTGACGCCACGCTGCACTATCTGCAAAGCATGGTTGAACGAGCCTCATCGGGTGCGGCAGTCCGCCAAAATACCCCCGCATTAGCAACAGGTGAAAAATGA
- the tatE gene encoding twin-arginine translocase subunit TatE has protein sequence MGEISITKLLVVAALVVLLFGTKKLRTLGGDLGTAIKGFKKAMNDDNADAKKDADGSVQAEKLSHKE, from the coding sequence ATGGGTGAGATTAGTATTACCAAACTGCTGGTGGTTGCCGCACTGGTTGTTCTGCTGTTTGGTACCAAGAAGTTACGTACACTGGGTGGAGACCTGGGAACGGCAATCAAGGGCTTCAAGAAAGCAATGAACGACGATAATGCCGATGCTAAGAAAGATGCTGATGGTAGCGTTCAGGCTGAGAAGCTTTCTCATAAAGAGTAA
- the dpiA gene encoding two-component response regulator DpiA, which produces MTEPLTLLIVEDETLLAEMHAEYIRHIPGFSQIWLAGNLEQARMMIERFKPGLILLDNYLPDGKGITLLHELTQARYPGGVVFTTAASDMETVSEAVRSGAFDYLVKPIAYERLGQTLTRYQQRRRMLAGNDSASQKQIDEMFNAYARGEPKGDLPTGIDALTLNAVLKLFADPTVHHTAETIAQALTISRTTSRRYLEYCASRHLIIAEIIHGKVGRPQRIYHGG; this is translated from the coding sequence ATGACGGAACCATTAACGCTGTTGATCGTTGAGGATGAAACGCTACTGGCGGAAATGCATGCTGAATATATCCGCCATATACCCGGTTTCAGCCAGATATGGCTGGCGGGTAATCTTGAGCAGGCGAGGATGATGATTGAGCGTTTTAAGCCCGGTCTGATACTGCTCGATAACTACTTGCCGGACGGCAAGGGAATTACGTTGCTGCATGAGCTGACCCAGGCGCGCTATCCGGGCGGCGTAGTGTTTACCACGGCGGCTAGCGATATGGAAACGGTCTCCGAGGCCGTGCGCAGCGGTGCGTTTGATTACCTGGTCAAACCCATTGCCTACGAGCGGCTGGGGCAGACCCTGACGCGTTATCAGCAACGTCGACGCATGTTGGCGGGGAATGACAGCGCCAGCCAAAAGCAGATTGATGAAATGTTTAATGCCTACGCGCGGGGCGAACCGAAAGGGGATTTACCGACCGGGATTGATGCGTTAACACTGAATGCAGTGTTGAAATTATTCGCCGACCCGACGGTACACCATACTGCGGAAACGATCGCCCAGGCGCTTACCATCAGCCGAACGACTTCCAGACGCTACCTGGAGTACTGTGCCAGCCGTCATTTGATTATTGCGGAGATTATTCACGGTAAGGTGGGTAGGCCGCAGCGTATTTATCATGGCGGCTAA
- the dpiB gene encoding sensor histidine kinase DpiB → MDEQKNKTRFPFFRSLAFPLRIFLLILVVSVFIIAALAQYFTASFEDYLAAHVRDMAMNQAKIIASNESIITAVKHRDYKRLATIADKLQSGTDFDYVVIGDTNSIRLYHPNPEKIGYPMQFTKPGALEKGESYFITGKGSIGMAMRAKTPIFDDDGKIIGVVSIGYLISKIDSWRSDFLLPMAGVFILLLLVLMLLSWFFAAHIRRQMLGMEPKQIARVVRQQEALFSSVYEGLIAVDPDGYITAINRSARKMLGLSSPGRKWLGKPVSEVVQPADFFTQQIAEKRQDAMVNFNGLSVIANREAIRSGDELLGAIISFRSKDEIATLNAQLTQIKQYVESLRTLRHEHLNWMSTINGLLQMKEYDKVLAMVQGESQAQQQLIDSLRGAFADRQVAGLLFGKVQRARELGLTMTIVPGSQLHQLPEGLDSTEFAAIVGNLLDNAFEASLRTQQGNNVVELYLSDEGDDVIIEVADQGCGVPEALREKIFEQGVSTRTDEPGEHGIGLYLIASYVRRCDGVITLEDNSPCGTLFSLFLPKVKKNNDGTINAVDR, encoded by the coding sequence ATGGATGAGCAGAAAAATAAAACACGGTTTCCTTTTTTCCGCAGCCTGGCGTTTCCTTTACGCATCTTTCTGCTTATTTTGGTCGTTTCTGTTTTTATCATCGCCGCCCTGGCACAATACTTTACCGCCAGCTTTGAAGATTATCTGGCCGCGCATGTCCGCGATATGGCAATGAACCAGGCCAAAATCATCGCCTCTAACGAGAGTATCATCACGGCAGTTAAACATCGTGATTACAAGCGTTTGGCGACGATTGCCGACAAACTGCAGAGCGGAACTGACTTCGACTATGTGGTTATCGGGGATACCAACTCCATTCGTCTATATCATCCGAACCCGGAAAAGATTGGCTACCCGATGCAGTTCACCAAACCCGGTGCGCTGGAAAAAGGGGAAAGCTACTTTATTACCGGTAAAGGGTCCATCGGGATGGCAATGCGCGCTAAAACGCCCATCTTTGATGACGATGGCAAAATCATTGGCGTAGTCTCAATTGGTTATCTGATCAGCAAAATCGATAGCTGGCGATCGGATTTCTTACTCCCGATGGCCGGTGTGTTTATCTTGCTGTTGTTGGTACTTATGCTGCTCTCCTGGTTTTTCGCTGCCCATATTCGTCGGCAGATGTTGGGTATGGAACCGAAACAAATTGCGCGGGTAGTACGTCAGCAGGAAGCGTTGTTCAGCTCGGTATATGAAGGATTGATTGCCGTGGATCCTGATGGATATATCACCGCAATAAACCGCAGTGCGAGGAAAATGCTGGGGCTTTCTTCACCAGGCCGAAAGTGGCTTGGAAAACCGGTGAGTGAGGTGGTTCAGCCAGCGGACTTTTTCACCCAACAGATTGCGGAAAAACGACAGGATGCGATGGTAAACTTTAATGGCCTGAGCGTCATCGCCAACCGTGAAGCGATTCGCTCCGGTGACGAACTGCTTGGGGCAATCATCAGTTTTCGTAGTAAAGATGAAATTGCTACCCTTAATGCGCAATTAACGCAGATCAAACAGTATGTAGAGAGCCTGAGAACGCTGCGTCATGAGCACCTGAACTGGATGTCGACCATCAATGGCCTGCTGCAAATGAAAGAATATGACAAGGTTCTGGCCATGGTGCAGGGAGAATCCCAGGCGCAACAGCAACTGATTGACAGCCTGCGTGGCGCGTTTGCCGATCGTCAGGTCGCCGGTCTGTTGTTTGGCAAGGTGCAGCGCGCGCGGGAACTGGGCCTCACCATGACTATCGTTCCGGGGAGCCAACTGCATCAACTCCCCGAGGGGCTGGATAGCACAGAGTTTGCAGCAATTGTTGGCAATCTGCTTGATAATGCATTCGAAGCGAGCTTGCGCACCCAGCAAGGCAACAATGTCGTAGAGCTCTATTTGAGCGATGAAGGGGATGACGTGATCATCGAAGTTGCCGATCAGGGATGCGGTGTGCCGGAAGCATTGCGTGAGAAAATATTTGAACAGGGTGTGAGCACCCGTACCGATGAACCAGGTGAACATGGCATCGGTTTGTATCTAATTGCAAGTTATGTGAGGCGCTGTGACGGGGTGATTACGCTCGAAGATAACTCCCCTTGCGGTACCTTATTTTCTTTATTTCTTCCGAAAGTGAAAAAAAATAATGACGGAACCATTAACGCTGTTGATCGTTGA
- the crcB gene encoding fluoride efflux transporter CrcB, which yields MLQLLLAVFIGGGTGSVARWMLSMRFNPLHQAIPFGTLAANLLGAFIIGMGLAWFNRMTNIDPMWKVLITTGFCGGLTTFSTFSAEVVFLLQEGRFGWAMVNVLVNLLGSFAMTALAFWLVSASPAH from the coding sequence GTGTTACAACTCCTTTTAGCGGTTTTTATCGGTGGTGGTACAGGTAGTGTAGCAAGATGGATGTTGAGCATGAGGTTTAACCCGCTACATCAGGCCATTCCATTCGGTACGCTGGCTGCAAACTTACTTGGCGCATTTATCATTGGTATGGGTCTGGCATGGTTTAATCGCATGACAAACATTGATCCAATGTGGAAGGTACTGATTACAACTGGCTTTTGCGGGGGACTAACAACATTTTCCACTTTCTCGGCTGAGGTGGTGTTTTTGCTACAGGAAGGACGCTTTGGTTGGGCTATGGTGAATGTGCTGGTGAATCTGCTGGGATCATTTGCGATGACCGCCCTGGCATTCTGGCTGGTTTCGGCCTCTCCCGCACACTGA
- a CDS encoding deaminated glutathione amidase, whose product MFVAAGQFAVGPSWEKNAETCVLLMSQATGEGASLLVLPEALLARDDLDPDLSVKSAQLLEGGFLTRLLRESAQNEMTTILTIHVPSVPGRAFNMLVALRAGQVVAHYAKLHLYDAFSIQESRNVDAGDAIAPLLDVGGLKVGLMTCYDLRFPELALAHALQGAEILVLPAAWVRGSLKEHHWSTLLAARALDATCYLIAAGECGNKNIGQSRVIDPFGVTIAAAAETPALIMAEVSAERVRQVRAQLPVLSNRRFAPPQLL is encoded by the coding sequence ATGTTCGTTGCAGCAGGGCAATTTGCCGTGGGACCTTCATGGGAAAAAAATGCAGAAACCTGCGTTTTACTGATGTCTCAGGCTACGGGAGAGGGGGCATCGTTACTGGTATTACCGGAAGCGCTTCTGGCCCGTGACGATCTGGACCCTGATCTGTCAGTGAAATCAGCTCAATTGCTGGAAGGCGGGTTTTTGACGCGCTTGCTGCGAGAAAGCGCGCAAAACGAGATGACGACAATCCTGACGATTCATGTTCCCTCTGTGCCTGGACGGGCGTTTAACATGCTGGTGGCGCTACGGGCAGGTCAGGTAGTTGCCCATTACGCTAAATTACATCTCTACGACGCCTTTTCGATTCAGGAGTCACGAAATGTGGATGCAGGGGACGCCATAGCGCCGCTGCTGGACGTAGGCGGGTTAAAAGTAGGGTTAATGACCTGTTATGATCTGCGCTTCCCTGAGCTGGCGCTGGCGCACGCATTGCAGGGAGCGGAAATTCTCGTATTACCCGCAGCCTGGGTACGGGGATCGCTTAAAGAGCATCACTGGTCTACGCTTTTAGCTGCAAGAGCGTTAGATGCAACGTGTTACCTGATTGCGGCGGGAGAGTGCGGTAATAAGAATATCGGCCAAAGCCGGGTCATCGACCCTTTTGGTGTGACCATTGCTGCTGCGGCGGAAACGCCTGCACTAATTATGGCCGAGGTTTCTGCAGAGCGGGTAAGGCAGGTCAGGGCACAACTTCCGGTGTTAAGTAACCGACGTTTTGCGCCACCGCAATTATTATGA